The Phycisphaeraceae bacterium genome includes a window with the following:
- a CDS encoding ATP-dependent Clp protease ATP-binding subunit: MFERFTDRARKVMALANQEAQRFNHEYIGTEHILLGLVKEGSGVGANVLKNLDVDLRKVRLEVEKLVKSGPDMVTMGKLPQTPRAKKVIEYAIEEARNLNHNYVGTEHILLGLLREHEGVAAQVLMNLGLKLEEVREEVLNLLGAGVEPEEASAAPGKSSGEPSSKGGKSKTPALDSFGRDLTELAKEGTLDPVIGRAHEIERLVQILCRRTKNNPVLLGEAGVGKTAIVEGLAQRIIGNEVPDILADRRIVVLDLAMMVAGTKYRGQFEERIKAVMNEVRRARNVLLFIDELHTLVGAGGAEGAIDASNVLKPALSRGEIQCIGATTLDEYRKYIEKDGALERRFQTIMVEPPNKVDTVQILKGLRDRYEAHHRVRITDEALEAAVEMSERYITARVQPDKSIDVIDEAGARIRLKSMTKPPNLAELEEQIERLQIEKDEAVKAADYERAAELRDRAETLRSEKERIQQEWRAKSQEVDGVVDEEVIAEVVSKMTGVPLTRLEKAESQRLLQLEEELHKRVISQEEAVKAVSKAIRRARSGLKDPRRPMGSFIFIGPSGVGKTLLSKALAEFMFGDQDSLIRIDMSEYMEKHNISRLIGAPPGYVGYEEGGQLTEQIRRRPYAVVLLDEIEKAHPDVFNMLLQIMEEGELTDSFGRHVSFRNVVLIMTSNIGADLIKNKAGFGFAKKTEDADYDKIKKTLMSEIERFFRPEFINRLDDTIIFRPLNRTDLVSIVDYEIKQVFKRLEERNMGMEVDQPAKEFLIDKGYNPDFGARPLRRAIEQFVEDPLSEAILRDEFRPGQVIRITRKEDADHLSFDAQDKPEAPPEEAVATVGGTGDEKA, translated from the coding sequence ATGTTTGAACGCTTCACAGATCGTGCCCGCAAAGTGATGGCCCTGGCCAACCAGGAAGCCCAACGCTTTAACCACGAGTACATCGGCACCGAGCACATCCTCCTCGGACTGGTCAAAGAAGGCTCAGGCGTCGGCGCCAACGTCCTCAAAAACCTCGACGTCGACCTCCGCAAGGTCCGACTCGAAGTCGAAAAACTCGTCAAGTCCGGCCCCGACATGGTCACCATGGGCAAGCTCCCGCAGACCCCACGGGCCAAGAAAGTCATCGAGTACGCCATCGAAGAGGCCCGCAACCTCAACCACAACTACGTCGGCACCGAGCACATCCTCCTCGGACTCCTCCGCGAGCACGAGGGCGTCGCCGCCCAGGTCCTCATGAACCTCGGCCTCAAGCTCGAAGAAGTCCGCGAAGAAGTCCTCAACCTCCTCGGCGCAGGTGTCGAGCCCGAAGAAGCCTCTGCCGCACCCGGAAAATCCTCCGGCGAACCCTCCAGCAAGGGCGGAAAAAGCAAGACCCCAGCACTCGACTCCTTCGGCCGCGACCTCACCGAACTCGCCAAGGAAGGCACCCTCGACCCGGTCATCGGCCGAGCCCACGAGATCGAGCGCCTTGTCCAGATTCTCTGCCGTCGAACCAAGAACAACCCCGTGCTCCTCGGCGAAGCCGGCGTCGGCAAGACCGCCATCGTCGAAGGACTCGCCCAGCGCATCATCGGCAACGAGGTCCCCGACATCCTTGCCGACCGCCGCATCGTCGTCCTCGACCTCGCCATGATGGTCGCTGGCACGAAATACCGCGGGCAGTTCGAAGAACGCATCAAGGCCGTGATGAATGAAGTCCGTCGCGCCCGCAATGTTCTCTTGTTCATCGACGAACTCCACACACTCGTCGGCGCAGGCGGGGCCGAAGGCGCCATCGACGCCAGCAACGTTCTCAAGCCGGCTCTCTCCCGCGGCGAGATCCAGTGCATCGGTGCCACCACCCTCGACGAGTACCGCAAGTACATCGAGAAGGATGGCGCCCTCGAACGCCGCTTCCAGACCATCATGGTCGAGCCGCCGAACAAGGTTGACACCGTCCAGATCCTCAAGGGCCTCCGCGACCGCTACGAAGCCCACCACCGCGTCCGCATCACCGATGAGGCACTCGAAGCCGCCGTCGAGATGTCCGAACGCTACATCACCGCTCGGGTTCAGCCCGATAAGTCGATCGACGTCATCGACGAGGCCGGTGCCCGCATCCGCCTCAAGTCCATGACCAAGCCCCCCAACCTCGCAGAACTCGAAGAGCAGATCGAACGCCTGCAGATCGAGAAGGACGAGGCCGTCAAAGCCGCCGACTACGAACGCGCCGCCGAGCTGCGCGACCGCGCCGAGACCCTCCGCTCCGAAAAGGAACGCATCCAGCAGGAGTGGCGCGCCAAGTCCCAGGAAGTCGATGGCGTCGTCGATGAGGAAGTTATCGCCGAGGTCGTCTCCAAGATGACCGGCGTCCCCCTCACACGACTCGAAAAGGCCGAGAGCCAGCGACTCCTCCAGCTTGAAGAAGAACTCCACAAGCGCGTCATCAGCCAGGAGGAGGCCGTCAAAGCCGTCTCCAAGGCCATCCGCCGCGCCCGATCAGGACTCAAGGACCCCCGCCGCCCCATGGGCTCGTTCATCTTCATCGGCCCCTCAGGCGTCGGCAAAACCCTACTAAGCAAGGCCCTCGCCGAGTTCATGTTTGGCGACCAGGACTCGCTCATCCGCATCGACATGTCCGAGTACATGGAGAAGCACAACATCAGCCGACTCATCGGCGCCCCTCCCGGATACGTCGGCTACGAAGAAGGCGGCCAGCTCACCGAGCAGATCCGCCGACGACCCTATGCCGTCGTCCTCCTCGACGAAATCGAGAAGGCCCACCCCGATGTCTTCAACATGCTCCTCCAGATCATGGAAGAGGGCGAACTCACCGACTCCTTCGGACGCCACGTCAGCTTCCGAAACGTCGTGCTGATTATGACCTCCAACATCGGCGCCGATCTCATCAAGAATAAAGCCGGCTTTGGCTTCGCCAAGAAGACCGAAGACGCCGACTACGACAAAATTAAAAAGACACTGATGAGCGAGATCGAGCGGTTCTTCCGCCCCGAGTTCATCAACCGCCTCGATGACACCATCATCTTCAGGCCCCTTAACCGCACCGATCTCGTCTCCATCGTCGACTACGAGATCAAGCAGGTCTTCAAACGCCTCGAAGAACGCAACATGGGCATGGAAGTCGATCAGCCCGCCAAGGAGTTCCTCATCGACAAGGGCTACAACCCCGACTTCGGCGCACGGCCCCTCCGCCGCGCCATCGAACAGTTCGTCGAGGACCCCCTCTCCGAAGCCATCCTCCGTGACGAGTTCCGACCCGGCCAGGTCATCAGGATCACCCGCAAGGAAGACGCTGACCACCTCAGTTTCGACGCCCAGGACAAGCCCGAGGCGCCCCCCGAGGAAGCCGTCGCCACCGTTGGCGGAACGGGCGATGAGAAGGCCTAG
- a CDS encoding GGDEF domain-containing protein, producing the protein MDTDLLESVLESPRLPSLPDVAMEVISLVQDEEVSIDKLAEKVQLDPALAGKILKTANSSLYSLNEPVSSISSALVLLGLNTVKTLALGFAVLGNLQDAGGENFDNDSYWKRSLYTATSAKVIGTRLALPFQEEIFLSGLLQDIGIIAMHQVLGPRYDELVEQAGGHHPILVELERESFDLDHPTVGAELAKSWNLPEVLGVPIRFHEEPDEAPEEFRQGTRCVALGNRVADLFMHEESGNALELVKQAANDWFGIDEDRIEPLLKEIHERAAEIKRLFSLPAGQLESFEKTLARATEQLLNISIETQQMSTRLEERNQALVKEAESDALTGVANRRKFNEVAASAFDTTNSTKAPLSILFFDADHFKSFNDTYGHQLGDRVLVELAALITKTTPTDAVVCRYGGEEFAVILASTDRKTAAQIAETVREAICGQPLLTHEDKPLSISSSIGVATHDGTVFQRVEQLIKAADMAVYAAKKAGRNCVRIFTPRLKAAA; encoded by the coding sequence ATGGACACGGACCTTCTGGAATCGGTGCTCGAATCACCGCGACTCCCAAGTCTCCCTGATGTCGCCATGGAGGTCATCAGCCTCGTCCAGGACGAGGAAGTGAGCATCGATAAGCTCGCCGAGAAGGTCCAACTCGACCCCGCCCTCGCCGGCAAGATCCTCAAGACCGCCAACTCAAGCCTCTACAGCCTCAACGAGCCCGTCTCCAGCATCAGCTCGGCCCTCGTCCTGCTCGGGCTCAACACCGTCAAAACCCTCGCCCTCGGGTTCGCCGTCCTCGGCAACCTCCAGGACGCTGGCGGCGAGAACTTCGACAACGACAGCTACTGGAAGCGATCCCTCTACACCGCCACCTCCGCCAAGGTCATCGGAACCCGACTCGCTCTCCCCTTCCAGGAAGAGATCTTCCTCTCCGGACTCCTCCAGGACATCGGCATCATCGCCATGCACCAGGTCCTCGGACCACGCTACGACGAACTCGTCGAACAAGCCGGCGGGCACCACCCCATCCTCGTTGAACTCGAACGCGAAAGCTTCGACCTCGATCACCCCACCGTCGGAGCCGAACTCGCCAAATCATGGAACCTCCCCGAAGTCCTTGGCGTCCCTATCCGCTTCCACGAAGAACCCGATGAGGCACCCGAGGAGTTCAGGCAAGGAACCCGCTGCGTCGCCCTGGGCAACCGCGTCGCCGACCTCTTCATGCACGAGGAATCCGGTAACGCCCTCGAACTTGTCAAGCAGGCCGCCAACGACTGGTTCGGCATCGACGAGGACCGCATCGAACCCCTCCTTAAAGAGATCCACGAACGCGCCGCCGAAATCAAACGACTCTTCTCGCTCCCCGCCGGACAGCTCGAAAGCTTCGAGAAAACCCTCGCCCGAGCCACCGAACAGCTCCTCAATATCTCCATCGAAACCCAGCAGATGAGCACCCGTCTCGAAGAGCGCAACCAGGCACTCGTTAAGGAAGCCGAATCCGATGCGCTCACCGGCGTCGCCAACCGACGCAAGTTCAACGAGGTCGCCGCCTCCGCCTTCGACACCACCAACAGCACCAAAGCCCCCCTGAGCATCCTCTTCTTCGACGCCGATCACTTCAAGAGCTTCAACGACACCTACGGCCACCAACTCGGCGACCGCGTCCTCGTCGAACTCGCCGCCCTCATCACCAAAACCACACCCACCGACGCCGTCGTCTGCCGCTACGGCGGAGAAGAGTTCGCCGTCATCCTCGCCAGCACCGACCGCAAAACCGCAGCCCAGATCGCCGAAACCGTCCGCGAAGCCATCTGCGGACAACCCCTCCTCACCCACGAAGACAAACCCCTGAGCATCAGCTCCAGCATCGGCGTCGCCACCCACGACGGCACCGTCTTCCA